A genome region from Haloarcula rubripromontorii includes the following:
- a CDS encoding UPF0058 family protein, with product MHKDELLELHEQMVTIMEYFRDDMDSVDPDLFDAYQELDVRPSDVHKSKSEHKHAVFVLGNSLATAMSEDEFSDAGRVSKRMKELAEDAERKL from the coding sequence ATGCACAAAGACGAGCTTCTCGAACTACACGAGCAGATGGTGACGATTATGGAGTACTTCCGCGACGACATGGACTCGGTCGATCCGGATCTGTTCGACGCCTACCAGGAACTCGACGTGCGGCCATCGGACGTCCACAAGTCGAAAAGCGAGCACAAACACGCCGTGTTCGTACTCGGTAACTCGCTGGCGACGGCGATGAGCGAAGACGAATTCTCTGACGCGGGCCGTGTCAGCAAGCGGATGAAGGAACTGGCCGAGGACGCCGAGCGGAAACTGTAA
- a CDS encoding isochorismate synthase, whose translation MEPLRGDGTTVGETTVVARGCRLDDAPVRAVLETDARPRFFWAAGTESIAARGSAATVTADGQSRFDDVRTALEALFDDCSVPDSLPSIARPRAFGGFAFHNGTHEGEDSPWDGFPSAAFFLPEIQVTRRDDDAWLTAVATGPEAATEAEALLGKWRDRLATDIEPGPGTPPGISHRERTPTQAGWREQVSAALSSVDCGDLQKVVLAQSLRVALETDLSVPDVMARLSQTYPDCYRFMLSPEAGGTFFGATPERLVSVRGRTVRTEALAGSTGRGDTPAEDEWLAAELLDSEKDRHEQKLVADAIRDQLEPFASTVRIGDRTVRRLATVQHLRTSITAELGTDEHVLSLVEALHPTPAVGGLPPDAALRTIRETEAFDRGWYAAPIGWVDAAGNGTFAVGIRSAVATEREATLFAGAGIVADSDPDREWDEVQLKYRPMLDELE comes from the coding sequence ATGGAACCACTGCGTGGTGACGGGACGACGGTTGGTGAGACAACGGTCGTCGCACGCGGGTGTCGCCTCGACGATGCACCGGTGCGAGCGGTACTGGAGACAGACGCTCGCCCCCGGTTCTTCTGGGCGGCCGGTACAGAATCAATCGCAGCCCGCGGGAGCGCGGCAACCGTGACTGCCGACGGGCAGTCGCGGTTCGACGATGTGCGGACAGCGCTCGAAGCGCTGTTCGATGACTGCTCAGTTCCCGACAGCCTTCCGAGCATCGCTCGCCCGCGAGCGTTCGGTGGGTTCGCTTTCCACAACGGAACACACGAAGGGGAGGACTCTCCCTGGGATGGGTTCCCCAGCGCGGCGTTTTTTCTCCCCGAGATACAGGTGACAAGGAGGGACGACGACGCCTGGCTCACGGCGGTCGCGACAGGCCCCGAGGCTGCGACAGAAGCCGAGGCGCTACTGGGGAAGTGGCGCGACAGGCTAGCCACAGACATCGAACCCGGGCCGGGCACCCCGCCCGGAATCTCACACCGGGAGCGCACGCCAACACAGGCGGGCTGGCGCGAGCAGGTGTCGGCCGCCCTCTCCAGCGTCGACTGCGGCGACCTCCAGAAGGTCGTCCTCGCACAGAGCCTCAGGGTCGCGCTGGAGACCGACCTGTCAGTCCCGGACGTGATGGCCCGCTTGTCCCAGACGTACCCGGACTGCTACCGGTTCATGCTGTCGCCCGAGGCCGGCGGCACCTTCTTCGGAGCCACGCCGGAGCGGCTGGTCTCGGTCCGCGGCCGAACCGTCCGGACAGAGGCGCTAGCCGGCTCGACGGGCCGGGGCGACACGCCCGCCGAGGACGAGTGGCTCGCCGCCGAACTCCTCGACAGCGAGAAGGACCGCCACGAGCAGAAGCTCGTCGCCGACGCGATACGCGACCAGCTGGAGCCGTTCGCCTCGACGGTCCGCATCGGCGACCGGACCGTCCGTCGGCTCGCCACCGTCCAGCACCTCCGGACCTCGATCACGGCCGAACTCGGGACCGACGAGCACGTCCTCTCGCTCGTGGAGGCGCTCCACCCGACGCCGGCCGTCGGCGGCCTGCCGCCGGACGCCGCGTTGCGGACGATTCGCGAGACCGAGGCGTTCGACCGCGGCTGGTACGCCGCCCCTATCGGCTGGGTCGACGCCGCCGGCAACGGGACCTTCGCCGTCGGCATCCGCTCGGCCGTCGCCACGGAACGGGAGGCGACCCTGTTCGCGGGCGCGGGCATCGTCGCGGACAGCGACCCCGACCGCGAGTGGGACGAGGTCCAGCTCAAGTACCGGCCGATGCTGGACGAACTGGAATGA
- a CDS encoding Lrp/AsnC family transcriptional regulator has protein sequence MTDDPPDWEFSERDMYILRELSADPQRSSRELADLLESEYDIDVSHVTVSESIRGMRDADVFRETIVPNEELFNFALFEFKFNPEHFADSWHDAMVSIRDDRHTLFYFLSDGEYQWKSVMMFPSRTAESRWIHDFYKEHGDVIQNVRNSVVHNVLKFKTDPELFTELNGKRS, from the coding sequence ATGACCGACGACCCACCGGACTGGGAGTTCAGCGAGCGGGATATGTACATTCTGCGAGAGCTCTCGGCGGATCCCCAGCGGTCGTCCCGCGAGCTTGCGGACCTGCTGGAGTCCGAGTACGACATCGACGTGTCTCACGTAACGGTCAGCGAATCGATACGAGGAATGCGCGATGCGGACGTTTTCCGGGAGACCATCGTCCCGAACGAGGAACTGTTCAATTTCGCACTGTTCGAGTTCAAGTTCAATCCCGAACACTTCGCTGACTCCTGGCACGACGCGATGGTGTCCATCCGGGACGACCGGCACACGCTGTTTTATTTCCTCTCCGACGGTGAATATCAGTGGAAGTCAGTGATGATGTTCCCGAGCCGAACGGCCGAATCGCGGTGGATACACGACTTCTATAAGGAACACGGCGACGTGATTCAGAACGTCCGGAACTCGGTCGTTCACAATGTCCTGAAGTTCAAGACAGATCCGGAGCTGTTCACAGAACTCAACGGGAAGCGGTCGTAG
- a CDS encoding enoyl-CoA hydratase/isomerase family protein produces the protein MEDATVTLSVDDGIATVTLNQPESRNALSAELADALTAQFEAVTDSDARCVVLEGAGPAFCAGGDINAMLQGVKHERPPATQVELVVSSLHEAIRTVHSCPLPVVAKIDGPAFGAGAGLALACDMQVASTAGQIGFGFRQVGLACDSGVSYFLPRIVGPNKAKELLFTGELLDAEAAAELGLFTRVFDAETFESELSALVADIAAGPTVALGHAKRLVNRSLDSSLEQALENEATAQGVAFTTADHEEGTTAFVEKRDPEFKGQ, from the coding sequence ATGGAAGACGCGACCGTGACGCTGTCTGTTGACGACGGGATCGCCACAGTGACGCTGAACCAACCGGAGTCGCGAAACGCGCTGTCGGCAGAGTTGGCCGACGCACTCACCGCGCAGTTTGAAGCGGTGACCGACAGCGACGCCCGGTGTGTCGTCCTGGAGGGTGCGGGACCGGCGTTTTGCGCTGGCGGAGACATCAATGCGATGTTACAGGGCGTGAAACACGAGCGACCGCCGGCCACACAGGTCGAACTGGTGGTTTCGTCGCTCCACGAAGCGATTCGGACCGTCCATAGCTGTCCGCTCCCGGTCGTCGCGAAAATCGATGGCCCCGCCTTCGGTGCCGGCGCAGGACTCGCGCTGGCCTGTGATATGCAGGTCGCAAGCACTGCCGGCCAGATCGGCTTTGGCTTCCGCCAGGTTGGACTGGCGTGTGACTCCGGCGTCTCTTATTTCCTTCCGCGAATCGTCGGCCCGAACAAGGCCAAGGAACTCCTGTTTACCGGCGAACTGCTGGACGCTGAGGCGGCTGCGGAGCTGGGGCTGTTTACCCGAGTGTTCGATGCAGAGACGTTCGAATCGGAGTTGTCTGCGCTTGTCGCGGACATCGCCGCCGGACCGACAGTCGCACTCGGCCATGCCAAGCGGCTGGTCAACCGAAGCCTGGACAGTTCGCTGGAACAGGCACTCGAAAACGAAGCCACCGCGCAGGGTGTCGCTTTCACGACTGCCGATCACGAGGAGGGGACGACCGCGTTCGTCGAGAAACGCGACCCGGAGTTCAAGGGCCAGTAA
- a CDS encoding ribbon-helix-helix domain-containing protein, whose protein sequence is MPKVEINIPEHLEMQIAQLVEKGEFLNREEAIEDLLSTGLKAYKTSGPQDEDEEPGFEEDGMMGHDDEYVF, encoded by the coding sequence ATGCCTAAGGTAGAGATCAATATCCCGGAACACCTGGAGATGCAGATCGCGCAGCTCGTCGAAAAAGGCGAGTTCCTCAACCGCGAGGAAGCCATCGAGGACCTCCTGTCGACCGGGCTCAAGGCGTACAAAACCTCCGGACCACAGGACGAAGACGAGGAGCCAGGGTTCGAAGAAGACGGCATGATGGGCCACGACGACGAGTACGTCTTCTGA